A window of Acropora muricata isolate sample 2 chromosome 3, ASM3666990v1, whole genome shotgun sequence contains these coding sequences:
- the LOC136910933 gene encoding serotransferrin-like: MFASFTLFAAIVFLASGHMHTIPMRWCVLSDQEYAKCMDMENAVDKVAEELSMNVTFSCVNGTNAGDCMTKIKAGSADLVTLDGGDITTAGKNHSLVPIVGEDYYNLPGLEGASYKAVAVVKKNNSDITFKKLKGKTSCHTGAGKTAGWNVPIGTLLRLKLMEQDESCNAYVSAGKFFYESCVPNVKNKYHSATNLCAKCPWQCDTSSGNYSGYSGAFKCMMDDAGDVAFVKHTTVGDSRVDASQYEYLCKDGTRKASWENCYLETVPAHAVMTKSGHTHNADFKNLLLHLSADYGTSQTNPSDFQLFNSTKYGGSDLLFKDSTKKLVDVGSKNTYRLWLGEKYLSDLEELNSCPTSPTTAFGEINKPRSTVVMVSFLSAVIATFTSQ; this comes from the exons GCCACATGCATACTATCCCAATGAGATGGTGTGTGTTGAGTGACCAAGAATATGCAAAATGCATGGACATGGAAAATGCAGTTGACAAGGTGGCTGAAGAACTAAGCATGAATGTGACATTTTCATGTGTCAATGGAACAAATGCTGGAGACtgtatgacaaaaattaaagctGGTTCTGCAGATCTGGTCACTCTGGATGGTGGTGATATCACAACTGCAG GCAAGAACCATTCCTTGGTCCCCATTGTTGGAGAGGATTACTATAATCTCCCAGGTCTTGAAGGCGCAAGCTACAAAGCTGTTGCAGTTGTCAAGAAAAATAACAGTGACATTACATTCAAGAAATTGAAGGGAAAGACGTCCTGTCACACAGGAGCTGGCAAAACGGCTGGGTGGAATGTTCCAATTGGTACCTTGCTGCGATTGAAACTTATGGAACAGGATGAGAGTTGCAATGCTTATGTCTCTGCTGGCAAGTTTTTCTATGAAAGCTGTGTACCAA ATGTCAAGAACAAATATCACTCAGCTACCAACCTCTGTGCGAAGTGTCCATGGCAATGTGATACAAGCAGTGGCAATTACTCTGGTTACAGTGGCGCGTTCAAGTGCATGATGGATGATGCAGGCGATGTAGCATTCGTCAAGCACACAACTGTGGGCGACAGTCGGGTAGATGCCAGCCAGTACGAGTATCTGTGTAAAGATGGAACGCGTAAGG CTTCATGGGAAAACTGCTACCTAGAAACGGTGCCTGCACACGCTGTGATGACAAAATCTGGTCACACTCACAATGCTGACTTCAAAAACCTGCTGTTACATCTGTCAGCGGACTACGGCACAAGTCAAACCAACCCCAGTGATTTTCAGCTGTTTAACTCGACCAAATACGGTGGCAGCGATCTCTTGTTCAAAGATTCGACCAAGAAACTTGTCGATGTTGGGTCCAAAAACACCTATAGACTCTGGCTTGGTGAAAAGTATTTGAGCGACCTGGAGGAGTTGAATTCTTGCCCTACCTCCCCCACAACAGCGTTTGGCGAGATAAACAAGCCTCGATCGACTGTTGTCATGGTTTCATTTCTTTCTGCAGTGATTGCCACTTTCACGTCACAGTGA